The genome window GCTTCAGGAGGCGGGCCGTCGCTCGGTGTTCGTGTACTCACCGGGCGTGGGCCCCGGCAACATCTTCCCGAACGATCTCCAGCGGATCCGCAGCCGGTACTTCTCCTCGACCGACCAGCTTCTCACCTTGGCCATGGGCGGAGAGGTGTTCGACCCCGCGTTCCGTACCTACTGGGCGCTCGCGCGCCAGAATGGCCTGCCGATCGTGTCTCACCTCGTCGGCAGCCTCGGCCAGGCGACGCTCGTGGAGCAGCTCGCCAGTGAGGGCCTGCTCGGGCCTGACCTGGAGTTCATCCACGCCACCCGCATCTCGGAGGGCTCCTGGCAGGCGATCGCCCAGTCGGGCGCCAGTGTGTCGCTCGCGGTCCCGATCGAGATGACCATGCGGCACGGCATGCCGCCGATCCAGGCCGCGCTCGATCATGGCATCCAGCCCGCGCTCAGCATCGATGTCGAATGCACGATGACCGCGGACTTCTTCACCCAGATGCGGACCGCCTTCACGCTTCAGCGGGCGCTCATCAACGAGCGCGCGCTCAACGGCGAGACGAACCTGCCCGAGCTCCTCACGTGCCGCGATGTGATTCGCTTCGCCACGGTCGAGGGGGCCCGGGTAGCCCGGCTCTCCCACAAGATCGGCACGCTGACGCCGGGCAAGGAGGCAGACATCATTCTGCTGCGGGCCGATGCCATCAATGTGGCGCCGCTCAACAATGTGCCGGGCGCCGTCGTGACGTTGATGGAGCGCAGCAACGTGGACACGGTCATCGTCGCGGGCAGGATCCGGAAGTGGCGCGGCGCCCTGGTCGATGTGAACTGGGCCCAGCTGCGCGCCACCCTCGAGGCGTCCAGGGACTACATCTTCCAGGCGGCGGGCGTCCAGCGCGTGCTCTTCTGAGGTGCTAGCCCCGGGGCCTTGCGTGAGCAAGGCCCTGACGGTGGACTCCATCCATCCATCATGTTGAACCTCCCGGGTTACACGCTCCATCGTCCGGTCCGTGTCACTGGCACGAACATGCTGTTTCAGGCGGTGCGCGAAGCGGATGGCGCACCGGTCATCATCAAGACGCCGATGGGCCCCGCCATCGGTCCGCGCGAGAACGAGCGGTATCGCCGGGAGCACGGCATCCTGCAGCGGCTCCTGGGCGTGCGCGGCGTCACCCGGCCCTATGGTTGCGAGCGGGTCAACGACCGCCCCGTCCTGGTCCTGGAGGAAGTGCAAGGAGTCCCCCTGTCCGAGGCGGTGGGCAGCCCCTTCGAGGTCGCCCGCTTCCTCGAGCTGGCCATCTCCCTGGCCTCGACCCTCGCGGAGATCCACTTCCGGGGCGTCATCCACAAGGACCTCAAGCCCTCCAACATCATCCTCACCCCCTCGGGCGAGCCGCGCATCATCGACTTTGGTGTCGCCACCCTCCAGCGGACCGAGCATGTGGACGCGGCGCCAACCCACCTGATCGAGGGAACGCTGGCCTACATGTCCCCGGAGCAGACCGGGCGCATGAACCGCTCGGTGGACTACCGCACCGACTTCTACTCGCTGGGCGTCACGTTCTACGAGCTGCTCACGGGCGCCCGGCCGTTCCAGGGGCAGGACGCGCTCGAGTGGTTCCATGCCCACATGGCACAGATGCCGAGGCCGCCGCACGAGTTCA of Hyalangium ruber contains these proteins:
- a CDS encoding amidohydrolase family protein translates to MCQMLCGNHSTHDGDPAKAGTSRRELLAVGASALGAATISSPTPALAAPEQGDFSAESDARDREPPRETGASHRRYLLKGGAVLSMDPNVGDFARGDVLIEGKKIVAVGPHLHAPGAEVINAAGMIVMPGFVDTHHHQYQTALRSFLSDGLLFNDGLPHGEKNYLDYIHTKITPVYRPKDAFIAELVASLSQLDAGVTTVVDTSQVGHTPEHTDAVIRGLQEAGRRSVFVYSPGVGPGNIFPNDLQRIRSRYFSSTDQLLTLAMGGEVFDPAFRTYWALARQNGLPIVSHLVGSLGQATLVEQLASEGLLGPDLEFIHATRISEGSWQAIAQSGASVSLAVPIEMTMRHGMPPIQAALDHGIQPALSIDVECTMTADFFTQMRTAFTLQRALINERALNGETNLPELLTCRDVIRFATVEGARVARLSHKIGTLTPGKEADIILLRADAINVAPLNNVPGAVVTLMERSNVDTVIVAGRIRKWRGALVDVNWAQLRATLEASRDYIFQAAGVQRVLF